The genomic window CCCGTCTCGCACACTACAACAAGCGTTCGACGATCACGTCCCGCGAGGTGCAGACCTCCGTGAGGCTCCTGCTGCCCGGCGAGCTCGCCAAGCACGCCGTCAGCGAGGGCACCAAGGCCGTCACCAAGTACACCAGCTCCAAGTGAGCGTCGCGGCGCGGTGGGACAACGGCGGCGGCGGCGTAGGACCAGCACCATCGTCTCGGCGCCGGCGATTTctctcttatattattatacgtaaTGAAAGTATAATGAGAGCGATTGACTatgatcatcatcatcataaaaACGGCCCTTTTCAGGGCCACAATATCTATCCGAAGAGtttggtgtgtgtgtgtgaaccACACACCACAACGCACAGTATCAacgataaacgaaaaaaaaaaaaaaaaaatatatatatatatatataaattaacaatcccTCTATTATCAAGTACTTTTACCTATAAAccgataaacaattatattaagtgtAAAAACTATCATGaatatgaaacttaaaaattaaaaaaaaaaaaagacaatagtCTCggtgtacataattatatatatatatatatatttatctcactctctctccaTCTCTCTCTCTgtctcttattttatatattatataatattttgtacatgcacagaattttgtatgtttaattagTGTTGTCCACTGATCAGTGAAAAGTAATGTAAATTCAACTTATTTAACGCGATTAAAGACAAAtgaacgttttaatttttgttagttacctatttattattgttataaacaatttcattttagatAGGTCTCGTAAATGTCCCGACACACCCGCCCGTCCCGTTCGAGCTCGGTTCgacgttatatataaatgcggCCCAATAGTTTTAAAGGTGTACGGTCGTCTGCCTACTTGTGCACACGAGCCTATACGCGTTTCATCACtgctattgttttaattgtaaaacataTATGCAGAAACCATCTGAGTAGCCGCCTGCACCCGTTTCACGCCGACACCGAAGCAACGAACGCGCTGCGTCTATCCCGGCTTCCCACCAGAGGGTCTCACCGGGGGATGCGCATGCGCGGGAGGCGCTAAGGTGTCCAGGCTGTGCCTGGCAGACTCCAGCTCCCGCCATGGAGCGAAAATCCCGTCGCGATGCGTCTGGCCCGCGCGCCAATGAACGCTCCCGCTCGCGCGGTGGAGccgcgccgccgccgccgtcGTCATCATATGAATGCAGTGCTCCCGCGTCGCGCATGGCTGACCGGTCCCTGAGCGGCTCTCGCTCGCGTAGCGATCGAGCCCCGGGACCAGGAGCCGAAGAACCGGGCGAAACAGCCGTTTTTAAGAAAcagctctcgtcgcggtatacttCGACTGTATACCCCGCCGTATCGGCCCCCCACAACCCCGCCCCCGCGGAAAAAACTTTAACGCGGTACACCGCGTCGCCGAATGACCCCGAGGTCGCTGGTGACTCGCGCCCGGCTGGCGCTCGAGCCCCCCTCGCGGGTTATAGTGACAGTGACACGCAGGaccttttaaatgtgttaagtGAAAGTGATGTGAGGCCgcagctctcgtcgcggtatagCGATGGCGAGAGCGCCCTCACCGCAACACCGCACAGGCCACGCCCCTCAACGATGGCGCCACCCGATGAAATGCACCCAACGGTGAGTCCGCCTATTCTATCTATTCAAGAGGAGGAAAATATCGCTCATGGGCAAGACCCGGCTGAGCTGCTGGCCTTCTTAGAAGGCGACCTGCGCCCGGCGCAGCCCGTGTCGCCCCGTGCCGGCTATGAGTCGGATGCGCTGTTTGTTGCGCAGACACTCATAGGCCGGTTCGCAACGGATGGACTCGCGCGCGCCATGTGCGAGTACCTATCGCAGACGCGCAGGCGCCTTCTAAACGAGGGCCTTCTGACTTCGCCGCTATCGAGCGACGAACACGATGCGCTCGTTAAAGTGAAACGAGCGCATCAAGCTCTACGCCGCCCGCCGCCGCCGGACTCAGACGAGGACGCCGCCGGGTCGGCGCCTAAGCGCGTATGCGCGCAGACGACGCCCCCTGGCGTCAATCAACCACATCAACAGCCTTCTCAACATGCGCAACCGGCGCCGCTCTCCCAGAGGGACCCGCGCCGCCGCCGTTTTGAGGATACAACCATGGCAACGGCGTCGACGAGTGCGCCCCCCTCCGCCCACCCCGCGCCCCGCGCGGCCCTTGCGACGGCTCAACCAACGCCGCAAGACGCGGCGACTACAAATTTAAACGCGGCGTCATACGCCGCGATGACCGCGTCGCCGACGGTGGCCCGTCGGCCACCACTCGCGCCCCTGCCCGCCGCGCCTCAGACACCGAAATACCCGCCATTTGTAATAGAATCCCTCCCTGACTGGACCACCCATGTCAGGGAGATGAAAAAGAGACTGGGGCGTACGGTGAACGCGCGTGCCTATGGACAGGGGCTCAAAATAACACCGGAGGACGAAGAGGAGTACCGCCTGGTGCAGCGGTACCTTGGGGAGTTGGAGACCAGCGGAGTTAACGTGGTATACTTCTCCTACTCCCTACCAGCAGAGCGGCAGCTGAAGGTGGCGGTAAGAGGCATTCCGGCGGACACGGAACCCGAGGCCATCATGTCAGAGCTGCGAGACCTCGGGTACGAGCCTGAACACGCCCAGCCCATTAGAGCCAGGAAGGGAAGACCGGGGTGTATCTTCCTGGTCATACTCCGCCGCACTCCAGACATCACCCCCGCGATCTACGGCATAACAGAGCTGTTGTGCATTCCGGGGGTGACCATCGAGTCCTGGCGGGGCAAAAGGGGCCCCGCACAATGTCATAGATGTCAGGGATTTAGACACTCCTCGCACCAATGCCACCGGGCCCTGGCCTGTGTGAAGTGCGGGGAGGGCCACCGTACCGCCGACTGCCCCCTACCTAAGGGGGCCACGCCGAGATGCGCCAATTGCAAGGGGGCGCATCCGGCCAACCACAGCACGTGTCCGGTGCTGAAGGAGGAGGCGCGCAACAAGCGCGCTGGCACGGTGGCACTTGCAGCACGGGGCATGGGCGCCTCCGAGGCGCGCGGTCGACGTCGCGGTGGTCGCGGCGGTCGCGGCGCGCGCGGCGCACATGGCGCACATGGCGCGCCTGGCGCTGGCGGCGGACGTGGCGCGCAGGGCGTATTTGGCGCCCGCGGCGCACATGGCGCACCTGGCGCACCTGGCGCGCCTAGCTCACATGGCGCCCATGGCGCACTTGGCGTCCGCGACGCGCGGGGACCATCTGGCGCACCTGGCGCACCTGGCGCTCGCGGCACACATGGCGCCACCACTCCAGCGCCTACATCAGCTGCCCAAACACGGCGGAGGGACGAGCCGCGCGAACACGCGCAGGCTGACCCGCGTGCCCATGGGCAGTACTACTCGCAGCCGCAGGAGGTAGAGATGGTCACCTACCCCGCGGAGCCTCCCAGCCAACGCCGACGCCGCAGAGGGGGGAAAAGAAGAGGACGCGGGGGGGTACAACCCCCCGCCCCCCCGCGCGCGGAACCTGCCGCGCACGCCGAGGCTGGCCCCAGTAGGGCCGCCGCCGACTCCGCTCCAGTTGCTGGAGCTACCAGAGCCGCTGACCAGCGCGCCGCACGCCCCCGCAGCGGGGGCCCACTGAGGGGCCAGACGCTCCCCAGCGAGACGGCGATCGCTGAGGCGGTTGACAGGGCGGTCACCGCATTGCTGGGCGCCCTATACCCGACCCCGTCTGAACCGACCTACGGAGGACGCCGGTCGCGCAGTCGAGGCGTGAGGCAACGAAAATGAACTTACGCCTCCTGCACTGGAACGCCGACGGCCTTCGGGATAAAGGCCACCACTTGCGTCACATCCTACGCACACAGGACGTGGATGTGGCGCTCATTTCCGAGACGCACCTGCGCCCCACCGACCGACTGCGTGCCGCGGGCTACTACGTCTACCGCGCAGAGCACCAGGCGGCCAACGGGGCGCCCTTTCGCGGACTGGCGGTGATGATACGGCGACGGATCGCTCACCGCGCAATCCCGCCGGTCAACGGCGACAAAATCCTGACGCTGGGGGTCGAGCTAGAACTGGGCGGGCAGCCCACAGACGTGCTAGCTGTCTACGCTCCCCCCGGCTCCAACTTCGCACCGGCCGAGCTGGAGGCCGCGCTCAGCCGGAAGCCGACGCTCCTCGCGGGCGACTGGAATGCCAAGCATATCAGCTGGCAATCCCACTCCAGCAGCTCGCGGGGCAACCGGCTCCTGCAGCATGCCGAGGCTCGCGGCTACCAGGTGTGCGGACCAGATGCCGCCACCCACTACCCGAGAAACAACACCCACAGGCCGGACATTATCGATTTGGTGGTGCATAACCGGCCTGATCTCTACCTGGCGCAGGAGGTCCTGATGGATGAGTACCAGTCGGACCACCAACCAGTGCTGTGCCTTCTCGCGGGGGCACCATCCCCGCCCGCACGCAGCTGGAGGGTCACCGACTGGAACGCCTTCGAATCGATACTCGAAGGCGCCACCGCGCCAGGCCCACCGGACACGACACCAGGCGCCGTTGACGACATGGCGGAGTCCATGACGCGGCAACTCCAGGCAGCTCTGGCGGAAGCAACGACCACGCGTCCGCCGGAGGTCATACGCGAGGACCTAGCCCCGTTCGTGCTGAGGCTGATCAGACAGAAGCGCGCGCTCAGGAGGCAGTGGCAGCACAATCGCTGCCCCGTGCTGAAGACAAAGCTGAACCGCCTCGCCGAACGGGTCAAGAAAGAGTTGGCCGCCCACGCCCAGCGCTCCTGGGAGCAAGCGCTGGGGGAGGCGACCACCGAGCCCACACGCCTCCACCAACTCTGCCGCCGCCTCTATAGGACTCCAGAGCCGAAGCGTCCGCTACGCGACGGCAACGGCGCCATCACCTATGACGACAACGATCGGGCCGAAATCTTCGCCGAGCACCTCCAGCGCCAATTCTCACCGAACGCCGCGGCATGCCCAGCGCGCGTGGCCGAGGTCGAGAGCGCTGTCGAGGGCTGGCTAGCTCGCCCGATCCCACCCGATGACGACCCCATTGCCTTTTCGCCTTCACAAGTGCGGAAGGCGATACTCCGGCTGCCACTGAAGAAGGCGCCGGGACCGGACGGCATCACCCACCAGGCGCTGCGCCACCTACCCATGAGGTGGATAGTCGCGCTGGCGCGCCTCTTCACGGGGATCATCCGGTCCCTACACTTCCCCAGTACCTGGAAAGAGGGCAAGGTGATCCTACTGCCGAAGCCCGGAAAGGATTACACCCGACCGGAGAGCTACCGGCCTATCACCTTGCTCTCAACTCAGTCGAAGCTGTTCGAGAGGCTGTTGCTGCAGAGGACCTACAAATACCTGCAGCCGAGGCCCGAGCAGTTCGGCTTCCGCGGCGAGCACAGCACCACGCTGCAGCTGACGAAGGTGCTCTTCACTGCAGCCGCGGCCCTCAACAAGAAGGAAGGGGCCGCCGCCGTGATGCTGGACATGGAGAAGGCCTTCGACCGTGTCTGGCACGATGGCCTCGTGCTGAAGCTCGCCGAGTCTCCACTGCCCCGCCGTATAGTCGCCGTGCTCCGCGCCTTTCTCACCGACCGCACGTTCTACGTTGCGACGGGAGAGGCTGCGTCGAGACCGCGACCCATCACGGCGGGCGTCCCACAGGGCAGCGTGCTATCGCCGCTGCTGTACACTACTTACACGGACGACGTCCCCTGCCCGAGCGGGTGTAGCCTGGCCCTCTTCGCCGACGACACGGCGTACGTGGCCACCTCGCTCAACACCAAGGCAGCAGCGGCGAAGCTCCAACGCGCTCTGGACCTCCTGCCAGAGTGGCTGAACAAGTGGAGACTAGCCGCCAACCCTACCAAGACACAGGCGATCGCCTTCGGCCGGAGTTGGTTGCCGCCGCCCCTGCGATTCCTGGACCAGGACGTGCCGTGGAAGACGCCGGTCACCTACTTAGGGGTCACCATCGACCGGAATCTGACCATGCGGCACCACGTCAAGAGGATCGTAGGAAGAGCGAAGGGGGTGTCGAGCAAACTCCGCCCCCTATTCACCGGCAACATACCCATCCGTACTAAGCTCGCGCTGTACAAGCAGTACGTGCGCCCACATCTCACGTACGCGGCGCCGGCGTGGTACTCCTACACTAAGGAGGCCCACCGGCAGAGACTGCGCGCCGTGCAGAACACATGCCTGAGGCGCGCAGTGGGGGCCCCCCGCTACGTGAGAAACGCCATCATAGCGCGAGACCTGCGGATGGAGTCCATCGACGAGTTCGTCGCGCGACTCGCGAAGGGGATGTTCGATCGAGCGGATGGCTCTCAGCATCCCCATCTCCAAAACATCGCGCCATGGCACTCCAGGCCGCCAGATCGCCTGCGGTATCCGCGTGAGCTACTCTCCGCGGATGCCGATACCACCGGACATGACACCAGGGCAGCAGCCGCGGCTTCGACCGCTGGTCGCCTCGCTGGGCCTCCCCCGGGGCTACCGGGGGTCTCACCCGGCGGAGCTTGACCGCGAGCCGCGCAGCGCGCTGCCCGATACCACCGACCACGACACCAGGGTCAAGTCGAGACTACTCCTTGACCCCACACTACCACCGGATTGACACCCCGGACAAGACCCCATCGGCTGCGCGCAGCGAGTCGAGCCATTGTTCCTCGCGCGCAGCAGCCCCCACCAAGGGCTATTAGCCCGCCCCCGTACCGCCCTGTATCAGCAGGGCGCGAACAAACAAACCACCCGATGGAGACTCATGCTCGAGCGGGTTTAAGCATCCCCCTTGCGAGGGAGGATGTAACTATTACAAGTCAAGTTTTAAAGGTGTTTATATCATCATCGCAAGCGATACGCGACGGACGTGTCCACACatcgtacataatataataaagtttgcaTTCAGTCGAGtcgagtgagtgagtgagagCAGTCGTCGTAATGGCACGTACTAAGCAGACAGCCCGTAAGTCCACCGGAGGTAAGGCGCCGCGAAAGCAGCTCGCCACCAAGGCGGCCCGCAAGAGCGCTCCAGCCACCGGCGGCGTGAAGAAGCCTCACCGTTACAGGCCCGGTACCGTCGCTCTGAGAGAGATCCGTCGCTACCAGAAGAGTACCGAGCTGTTGATCCGCAAGTTGCCGTTCCAGCGTCTGGTGAGGGAGATCGCGCAGGACTTCAAGACCGACCTCAGGTTCCAGAGCTCCGCCGTGATGGCGCTTCAGGAGGCGAGCGAGGCGTATCTGGTGGGCCTCTTCGAGGACACCAACCTGTGCGCCATTCACGCCAAGCGAGTGACGATCATGCCCAAGGACATCCAACTGGCGAGACGCATTCGCGGCGAGCGTGCTTAATTTTGCGCAGCCGctgctaaataataataatattataat from Pieris rapae chromosome 23, ilPieRapa1.1, whole genome shotgun sequence includes these protein-coding regions:
- the LOC123690258 gene encoding histone H3 — translated: MARTKQTARKSTGGKAPRKQLATKAARKSAPATGGVKKPHRYRPGTVALREIRRYQKSTELLIRKLPFQRLVREIAQDFKTDLRFQSSAVMALQEASEAYLVGLFEDTNLCAIHAKRVTIMPKDIQLARRIRGERA